One Malus sylvestris chromosome 14, drMalSylv7.2, whole genome shotgun sequence DNA segment encodes these proteins:
- the LOC126599568 gene encoding palmitoyl-acyl carrier protein thioesterase, chloroplastic-like, translating to MASMATRTNSIATLRLPGDVLIAGKNETATKLGFYSSRHVAMITRKNGNFSVRAGAGGTPRSVETINGKINGVHVGEATLFGNKNSKELINGDGDSPPHSSLHGKFVEERFIYRQTLVVRSYEIGPDKTATMETLMNLLQETALNHVTSSGLAGNGFGATREMSIRKLIWVVTRIHIQVQRYNSWGDVVEIDTWVDAAGKNGMRRDWIIRDYQTQEIITRATSTWVIMNRETRRLSKIPDQVRQEVLPFYLNRFAIAKDKNDSEKIDKLTDDTAERITSGLAPRWSDMDANQHVNNVKYIGWILESVPINVLGDYDLTSMTLEYRRECRQSNLLESLTSTTSSLADDSNCKNNSINRRPDLEYTHLLRMQADKAEIVRARTEWNTKQKDKLH from the exons ATGGCATCAATGGCAACAAGAACTAATAGTATCGCCACGCTACGCCTTCCGGGGGACGTGTTGATAGCGGGGAAGAATGAGACAGCTaccaaattagggttttattcttCGAGGCATGTAGCAATGATCACGAgaaaaaatggaaacttttcgGTGAGGGCCGGTGCCGGCGGAACTCCTAGAAGTGTGGAGACAATCAATGGGAAGATCAATGGTGTTCATGTGGGAGAGGCTACATTATTTGGAAACAAGAATAGTAAAGAGTTGATTAATGGTGATGGCGATTCACCTCCGCATTCCTCTTTGCATGGAAAGTTTGTGGAGGAAAGGTTTATTTATAGGCAGACCCTTGTTGTTAGGTCTTATGAGATTGGACCTGACAAAACTGCCACCATGGAAACCCTAATGAATCTCCTCCAG GAGACAGCTCTAAATCATGTGACAAGTTCCGGCCTTGCCGGGAATGGATTTGGGGCTACCCGTGAGATGAGCATCCGGAAGCTCATTTGGGTCGTCACACGGATCCACATTCAAGTACAGAGATACAACTCCTG GGGAGATGTGGTCGAAATCGATACTTGGGTGGATGCAGCGGGCAAAAACGGAATGCGAAGAGATTGGATTATCCGAGACTACCAGACTCAAGAAATTATTACCAGAGCTACAAG CACTTGGGTGATCATGAACCGAGAGACAAGAAGGCTGTCCAAGATACCTGATCAAGTGAGGCAAGAGGTGTTACCATTCTACCTAAACAGATTTGCAATTGCTAAAGATAAAAATGACAGCGAGAAAATCGACAAGCTCACCGATGATACTGCAGAGAGGATCACATCAGGTTTAGCA CCAAGATGGAGTGACATGGATGCCAACCAACATGTTAACAATGTGAAATACATTGGATGGATTTTGGAG AGTGTGCCCATCAATGTATTGGGAGATTATGATCTCACAAGCATGACACTGGAGTATAGACGTGAATGTAGACAATCAAATTTGCTAGAGTCTCTAACAAGTACAACATCAAGTTTGGCTGATGACTCCAACTGCAAGAACAACTCCATCAATCGGAGACCAGACCTAGAATACACACACCTTCTCCGGATGCAGGCCGATAAGGCAGAGATAGTACGAGCACGAACGGAATGGAATACGAAACAAAAGGATAAACTGCATTGA